Within Pseudomonas brassicacearum, the genomic segment CATCCTCGCCGCCATCTTAGAGGTCGCGCCGGCATTCGAAATCGCCGATTGTCGTTGGCAGGGCTGGCGTTTCGGCGTCGGGGCGTTTCTTGCCGACAATGCCGCCGCGGGGCTGTATTGCCTCGGGGCGAGGGTGGGGTTCGATCCGGACCGACTGCCCGAAGTGAACTATCGCCTGGCGCATGACGGCGTGTCCTGTGGTGAAGGTAACGTCTTGGCGCGCGAGGACACGCCTCTGGCGAATCTGTGTTGGCTGGTCCGGCGGTTGCTGGCCGACGGGCAGCGCGTTGAAGCGGGGCAGGTGGTGCTGTCCGGGGCGTTGTTGGCGCCGATGGACGTCAGGGCAGGCGAATATCGTTTGCACATGCTTGGCACGGAACTGGCTTTGGTTTTCCGGTAGGCGTTGCCGAAGGCTGCGATCTTTTGATCTTGATCTTTCGCTTGGGACTCAAGTGTCTGGGGAAAGATCGCAGCCTCGTTGCACTCGACAGCTCCTACACAGCGTACGTCGGGCGAGGACGCCTGCTCCCGCTGGCTACACACTGTAGGCGCTGCCGAAGGCTGCGATCTTTTGATCTTGATCTTTCGCTTGGGACTCAAATGTCTGGGGAAAGATCGCAGCCTCGTTGCACTCGACAGCTCCTACACAGCGTACGTCGGGCGAGGACGCCTGCTCACGCTGGCTACACACTGTAGGCGCTGCCGAAGGCTGCGATCTTTTGATCTTGATCTTTCGCTTGGGACTCAAATGTCTGGGGAAAGATCGCAGCCTCGTTGCACTCGACAGCTCCTACACAGCGTACGTCGGGCGAGGACGCCTGCTCACGCTGGCTACACACTGTAGGCGCTGCCGAAGGCTGCGATCTTTTGATCTTGATTTTTCGCTTGGGGACTCAAGTGCCAGGGGAGAGATCGCAGCCTCGTTGCACTCGACAGCTCCTACACAGCGTACGTCGGGCGAGGACGCCTGCTCCCGCTGGCTACACACTGTAGGCGCTGCCGAAGGCTGCGATCTTTTGATCTTGATCTTTCGCTTGGGACTCAAATGTCTGGGGAAAGATCGCAGCCTCGTTGCACTCGACAGCTCCTACACAGCGTACGTCGGGCGAGGACGCCTGCTCACGCTGGCTACACACTGTAGGCGCTGCCGAAGGCTGCGATCTTTTGATCTTGATCTTTCGCTTGGGACTCAAATGTCTGGGGAAAGATCGCAGCCTCGTTGCACTCGACAGCTCCTACACAGCGTACGTCGGGCGAGGACGCCTGCTCACGCTGGCTACACACTGTAGGCGCTGCCGAAGGCTGCGATCTTTTGATCTTGATCTTTCGCTTGGGGACTCAAGTGCCAGGGGAAAGATCGCAGCCTCGTTGCACTCGACAGCTCCTACACAGCTTCTACACAGCTTCTACACGGTTCCTGCAGGGCTTGAGTAACTGCATCGGGTAAATAAGCACAGCATCACCGAGGAACAATGATCATGTTCGCCGAAGTCCGTACCTTCAATGATCCTCAGCAACACGCCGGTTCGATCCTGGGTTGGCAACAGGTCTATGACCAACTCGGGCGTGGTTGCCTTTCCAGTGAACTGCGGCAGGTGTGCGCCGATCGTTTCCAGATTTTCCAGGAGGTGCTGGATAAACGGGTGGTGCAGCGCGGTTGCGCGCCAAAAGGGCGCTTGTGCATTGCCATGTCGTTGGGCGGTGCGCCGGTGGTCCAGGGGCACCAAGTGGGCGCCCACAGCGTCGTGCTGTTGCGCGATGGCGAAGACTTCGTCTTGCATGCGCCGGAAAGCACGCACTTCTTCGCGGCCAATGTCGACACGGTACGGTTCGCCAAACTGGCGGCCTACGAACTGTCGAGCGAACAGCTCAAGCGCCTGCAAAGCGTGTCCCAGGTCAGCGTGGACGAGGCGGTGCTGCGCCGCGTGCAGCAAAGGATCCACCCACTGTTTCGTCACCTTTTGGAACAGGCAGACGCCGTCAATCCCGCCTCGGAAAAAATCCTCGAGGACGTCCTGCTCAACGCCTTTCTCGATCTGTTCAGTCACGCCTCGGACGAGGTGCGTGGCCGACGCGGCAATTTTGCCGTCAGTGCCTACCTGGTCAAACGTTGCCAGGAGCTGGTGGTGTCCAGCGCCGATGTGCCCTTGAGCATCCTCGACTTGTGCGAGCAGTTGCGGGTCAGCCGCAGGACCCTGCAGAACAGTTTCCAGGCGGTCACCGGGATGCGTCCGGTGGAGTACCTGCGCAACCTGCGGCTCAATGCCGTGCGCCGGCGTTTGATCACGACCCATGCGGCGGCACTGAACGTCAGTGAAATCGCCATGGCGATGGGGTTTTTCCACCTGAGTCATTTTGCGGCCCATTACCGGGCGCTGTTTGGCGAGTCACCCTCCGATACGCCCAGGGCACCGGCTTGATGGGCCGCCGCCTGCTGTGTTACCGAATCATCCCCCTGCACCCATAAAAGGCAGCCGTTGAGCTGTTTGGTAGCACACCTGTGCGGCTAATGGTTTAAGGCGGGCAGTCGTTTTCCTCGGCAAATCCCTCCAAATCAATCGCTTGCACGATTATGCGTAAGCTTGGCATGCATTCTGCTTTTTGAATTTATGGATAATTGGATACAAAAATTCAGAAGGTGCTGCCATGCAATTTGTTCCCACTTACGCTGAACGCCCGCCGATAACGGCCGAGGAGGAGGCCTACAATTTCCTGCTCGATGCGATTTGTGGCGGTCGGTTACGCAAGGGCGACCGGCTGATTGCCGAGGACATCGCCAACGAAATCGGCATGAGCCGGATGCCGGTGCGTGAAGCCTTTCGCCGTCTGGATGCCCAGGGCCTGGTGACCCTGCGACCCAATCGCGGGGCGATTGTCAGCGGCCTGGACATCGATGAGTTGCACGAAGTCTTCGAAATGCGCAGCGCCCTGGAAGGCCTGGCGGTCCGTGTCGCGACAGCCAGAATTGGCGAACGCCAGTTCGCCGCCTTGGAGCGACTGCTGGACGAGATGGACGATTACCGCGAGGAAAGCGCCGAGTGGGTCAGCCGCCATCGCGCGTTCCATGAATACCTGTGCAGCCTCAGCGGTCGCCCGCGATTGCTCAAGCAGATCAGCGCGCTCTATGCCCTGATCGAAGCGCCCATGCGCTTGTGGCTGCAGCATGTGGAAAAGCCCCTGAGTGCGCGCCAGGAGCACATGCTGATCCTCGACGCCCTGCGCGCGGGCGACGCCGAGAAGGCCGAGGCGGTGGTGCGTGCGCACATCGAAGGCACCGTCCCTGAATTGATCGAGTTCCTGCAATCGAAAAAATAACGAGAGCGGGCTCCGAGCCTGCCCGTGTTCTGACTTTGAGTACTGCCCGTTACTTACTGAACTGGAGTGTCTGGTCATGCATAAGCCTCGCCTGTTGGTTGCCGCTATATCCTTGGGTTTCTGTGCGCAGTGGGCGGTTGCCGCGCCCGTTGTCCCGGAGCGTTTGCTCAAGGTCGATAAACTCGTCTACTGCTCGGGCATGGATTCGCCGCCGCTGGTGTCCTTCGATGAGGCGCAGAAACCCAAGGGACTGACCGTGGACCTGGGGCTGGAGATCGCCAAGCGCCTGGGCGACAAGAAGGTGGAGTGGCGGGTCATTCCCTTTTCCGGACTGCTCCCCGCGTTGCTGGCCCGACAGTGCGACATGATCGTCGACCAACTGTTTGACAAGCCCGAGCGCCGCGAGGTGATCGACATCGTCAACTACATGTATTCCAGCCAGGCGGTGGTGGTGCCCAAGGGCAATCCAAAGGGCCTCAAGACGCTGCCGGATCTCTCCGGACACAAGGTCGCCGTACTTAACGGTTCCACCATCAAGACCCTGCTCGACGCCGAGAACGAGACCCTGGCCAAGGCCGGCAAGCCACCCATGAAACTGGTGGTCTACAACTCCGACACCGATGCCTTCCAGGCTCTGCGCATCAGCCAGGTCGACGCCTACGGCACCACCGTGGAAACCGCTGGTTACTACGCCGCCATGGCCCCCGATCTGTTCGAGGAAGGGGTGCCAGCCTTCAGCCGGATTCTCACTGGCCTGGGTATTCGCAAGGACGATCCGCAACTGACTGCCGCCGTGCAGCAGGTCATCGGCGATATGCGCAGCGATGGCAGCTACAGCCAGCTGCTTGGCAAATGGCATGTCGCCAGTGACACGCTTGATTGAGGTGAACCATCGATGAATTTCAATTGGGATGTGTTCTGGCAGTACCTGTTGCAGCCCAGCGGGGTGTACCTCACCGGGCTCTGGCTGACCTGCCTGATCAGTGTGCTGGCGATGTTGCTGGGTTGTGCCCTGGGGCTGGCCGCCGCTCTGCTGCGGTTGTCGAGCAACCCCTTGCTGCATTTGCCGGTGCGTTTTTACGTGTGGCTGATGCGCGGTACGCCGTTGCTGGTGCAGATCGTCTTTCTCTACACCGCACTGGCCGCTGGCGGGATTTTCCGCTTCGAAGACATCGACCTGTTCGGCCTGGTGATCCCCGGCAATATCCAGGCGGCGATCATTGCCCTGGGCCTCAACGAGGGCGCCTACATGGCCGAGATCATCCGCGCCGGCATCGGTGCGGTGGACAAGGGCCAATACGAGGCCGGACGCTCGCTGGGCATGACCTTCGCCAAACTGATGCGCCGCATTGTCCTGCCCCAGGCGTTCCGGGTCATCGTGCCGCCGCTGGGCAACGAGTTCAACGTGATGCTCAAGAACACCACGCTGGTCAGCGTGATCGGCGTACAGGAACTGTTGCTCAGTACCCAGATGGTCACGTCGTCGACGTTCCGGGTGTTCGAACTGTATCTGGTGGTGGCGATCTACTTCCTGTTGCTGACCACGTTGTGGGGCTTTTTCCAGCGCTGGCTGGAAGCCCGTTTCGGTCAGTCGGACCGCCCCTCGTCACCGCCGCCGGCGTCGACGCGGATGTTCGGTCGCAGCACCCTGAACCTGTTGAGGGCACGTTAACCATGGCGCATAAAAGCGAAGAGCTGATCATCGAGGCGCTGGACGTTCACAAGTCCTTCGGCGAGCTGCAGATTCTCAAGGGCATCTCCCTGCAAGTACGGCGCGGCGAAGTGGTGGTGCTGATCGGCGCTTCCGGCTCCGGCAAGACCACTTTCATTCGCTGCATCAACTTGCTGGAGGACATCCAGGGCGGACGCATCCGCGTCAATGGCCGGGCGATGGGCTATCGCGAGCGGGCCGACGGCAGCCTGGTGCGTGAGTCGGAGCGCAACATCGCCCGTCAACGGCGGGACATCGGCATGGTCTTCCAGCGCTTCAATCTGTTCCCCCACATGACGGCCCTGGAAAACATCATCGAGGCGCCGATCCAGGTGCTTGGCGTGACTCGCACCGCAGCGCTGGAGCAGGCCCGGGGCCTGCTGGAGCGGGTCGGCCTGGCGGACAAGGCCGATCACTACCCGTCGATGCTCTCTGGCGGCCAGCAACAGCGGGTCGCGATTGCCCGGGCCCTGGCCATGAAGCCCCAGGCTATGCTTTTCGACGAACCCACCAGCGCCCTCGACCCGGAAACCGTCGGCGAGGTGTTGCAAGTGATGAAGGAGCTGGCCGACGAGGGCATGACCATGGTCGTGGTGACCCATGAAATGGGTTTTGCCCGGGAAGTGGCCGACCGTGTGGTGGTCCTGGACCAGGGCGAGCTCATCGAGCAGGGGCCGCCGGAGCAGATTTTCTGTCACCCCATTCATCCTCGTACCCGGGCCTTTCTCAGTCGCGTGTTATGACCTTCCCCGGCCACTGAATTCCTGTATCGAAGAGCCTTCGCCATGCTGAAATTTTCTGCCCACCAATACCCTTATCCGTCGCAACGCCAGAGCGTTTTCGCCCGTCGGGGCATGGTTGCCGCGTCCCAGCCCCTGGCGGCTCAGGCGGGCATTGAAATCATGCAAAAGGGCGGCAATGCCATCGACGCCGCCATCGCCACGGCCGCCGCACTGACGGTGGTGGAACCCACCGGTTGTGGCATTGGCGGTGACGCCTTCGCGCTGGTCTGGTGCAAGGGCCAGTTGCACGGCCTCAACGGCAATGGCCATGCGCCGGCGGCCTTGAGCATCGAGGCGGTCAAGGCCGCCGGCCACGGGCAGATGCCGCTCTATGGCTGGACACCGGTGACCGTCCCGGGCTGCCCGTCGGCCTGGGCCGAGTTGTCCCGACGCTTTGGCAAGCTGCCCTTTGCCGAGCTGCTGCAACCGGCCATCAGCCTGGCGCGGGACGGCTTTGCGCTGTCGCCGGTGGTCGCCCATCAATGGCAGGTCGCGGTGAACGAGTTCACCCCCCATCGCGATGCCGTCCTCGAGGCCTGGTTCGCTACCTTCCTGATCGAAGGCCGAGCGCCACGGGCCGGGGAGATTTTTCGCAACCCGGCCCAGGCGCGCACCCTCCAGGAATTAGCCGATACCCGCTGCGAAAGCCTGTATCGCGGCGCGTTGGCCGAACGCCTGGACGCCCATTCCCGGGCCAGTGGCGGCTATCTGCGGGCCTCGGACCTCAGGGATTATCGTGCCCAGTGGGTGGACCCCATCCACGTCAATTACCGAGGCGTGGATGTCTGGGAAATCCCGCCAAGCGGGCAGGGCCTGGTCGCCTTGATGGCGTTGAAGATTCTGGAAGGTTTCGACTTCGATCACCGTGACAGCCAACAGACCTGGCATCGCCAACTGGAAGCGATGAAGTTGGCCTACAGCGACGGCCTGCACTACATCACCGATCCTGTGCACATGCGCGTGGCGGTGGCTGACCTGCTCAGCGATGACTACAGTGCCCGCCGTCGCCGGCAGATCGGCGAACGGGCCCAACCGCCCGCGCCCGGCGACCCCCACGCCAGCGGCACGGTGTACCTGGCGACCGCGGATGGGGAGGGCAATATGGTTTCGTTCATCCAGAGCAACTACCACGGGTTTGGCTCAGGCGTGGTGCTGCCCGACAGCGGTATCGCCCTGCAGAATCGTGGGCAGGAATTCAGCCTCGATCCGTCCCACGCCAACTGCCTGGCCCCGGGCAAGAAGACCTTCCATACCATCATTCCCGGTTTCCTCACCCGCGACGGCGAAGCCCTCGGCCCCTTCGGCGTGATGGGCGGCTACATGCAGCCCCAGGGGCATGTGCAGATGGTCATGAACCTGGTGGATTTCGGCCTGAACCCGCAAGCGGCCCTGGACGCACCGCGCTGGCAATGGCTGGGGGCGATGAAGGTCGGTATCGAGCACGGGGCCTCACGGGACCTGGCCAATGCCCTGGCGCGACGGGGGCATGAGGTTCAGATCGCCAGCGACCTGACCGACTATGGCCGCGGCCAGATCATCCTGCGCGACCCGGTCAGTGGTGTGCTGTGCGGCGGGACCGAACCGCGGGCGGATTCGCATATAGCTGTTTGGTAACAGTTGCCACTGACGATCAGTCGGCACGGGCGTCTGCCAGTGCCTGCCTGATCGCCTGCGCCAGATCCAGCAGCACTGTTGCATAACGTGCTTCAATTTCCTGCGCTGTTTCAACGGTCGCCAGGCTGATGTTCAGCGCATGGGTCCGATAGGCCGGGTGGTCGAGCGGGGTGGCAATCGCCATGACCTCCGGCTGCCATGAGGCCACGCAGTACCCGGTTGCCCATACGTGCTTCACCGCATCGTCGATTTCTTCGATCAGTTGGCTGGCGCGGGCCTCGCAGCGGCGCGAGCTGAACAGTTCCAGCAATGGCCGGCGTTGTCCTTCTTCCAGCCCCGACAGATAAGCCCGGCCCAGGGACGTCACGTCCATGGGCAAGCGCTGCCCGGCGAGTACATTGCGCGGCGACTTGCGCTTGCCCAAGCGAATCGACTCCAGGTAGATCATCTCGTCGCCATCGGCGGCGGCGAGGCTGACGTTGACCTGATGGTCGCGAGCCACTTGCAACATCAACGGCGTGGCGATCTGCAACAGCGTACTGGCGTGGTACATCGAATGCGCCAGCCCAAGCAGGGAGGGTGCCAGTCGGTAGGTGCCCACTGTCGGGTCGTAATCCAGGAACCCGGCGTGAACCAGGGTCTGGGTCAATCGACTCACGGTGGATTTCGACAAACCGGCGATCTCGCTCAGGTCACCATTGGTCAGGGATTCGGTACCCGGCCGGAACGCCCTCAGCAAATCCAGGCCGCGCTCAAGGGATCGGTTGAGCGGTGCCTTGCCTTGCCCGGGAACATTTGCCGAAGCCAGGCCAGTGTCACCCTGTTCCAACAGGTGGAACGGTCGCGTTGTCATCAGGTTCGCTCTCCCGCAGATTGAATCCAAGCTTGGCGCATCGCCGGGCGGTCAATCAACTGAATAATAAGAGAGGCACCGTATGACGATCCCTCAGCAATTGTCTGGCCCCATTGATCTGTGTGTCGTGGATGGCATCGCGACGCTGACCCTCAATCGCCCCGAAGCGCGCAACGCAATCAGTGATGAAATGCGTTCGTTGCTGATCGAATACCTGGAGCAGATTGCCTCGGACAACTCGATCAAGGCGCTGATCGTGACCGGCACCGGCAAGGGCTTCTGTGCCGGTGGCGACATCAAGGGCATGCAGGCGCGCATGAGTGCTCCCGCCGGTTCCGTGGCGTTCAATGGTTGGAAGCGCCAGCAGCGGGTTCATCATGCGGTGTCGCTGCTGCACAACCTGCCCAAGCCAACCATCGCTGCGGTGAATGGCGCCGCGACGGGCCTGGGCTGCGACATGGCACTGAGTTGCGACTTCATTGTCGCCTCCGAGCAGGCCAGCTTTGCGATGAGCTATATCGCCCGCGGCCTGATCCCGGATGGCGGCGGCCTGTATTTCCTGCCCCGCCGTGTCGGGCTGCCCAAGGCCAAGGAACTGATCTTCAGCGGGCGCACAGTCGCGCCGGTGGAAGCCCAGCGGATCGGCATGATCGATCGCGTCGTTGAGCACGATCATCTGTTACCGGCGGCCCACGATTGGGCGTTGCAACTCGCGGGCGGATCCGCCACGGCCCTGGCCCTGAGCAAGTCGATCCTGAACAACACCTTCGAGCTCACCCAGAGCCAGATATTCGCCATGGGCAGCCAGGCCCAGGGCATCTGCTACACCTCCAGCGAGCATCAGGAATCGGTTGCCGCCTTCCTTGCCCGCAAGGCCGAGCGGAGCTGAACCATGAATCAGATTGCACGTCTTCTCAGCCCCGCCAGCGTTGCCGTCATCGGCGCCTCGGGCGATTCCCGCAAAACCTCCGGACGCCCCATTGCCTTCCTGCGCAAGCATGGTTTCGAAGGGCGCTTGTACCCAGTCAACCCACGTTATGAGCAAATCGACGGGCTGCGCTGCTATCCCAGCGTTGCCGAGCTGCCGGAAGTACCGGACGTGGCGATCATTCTGCTGGGGGCGGCGCGCGCCAACCAGGCCGTCGCCGAACTGTCGGCACTGGGTTGCCCCGCGGCGATTGTATTGGCCGGTGGCTATGGTGAAACCGGTTCTGAAGGTGCCGCGCGCCAGGAAGAATTGAAAGCGGCCCGCGGGTCGATGCGGATCCTCGGCCCCAACACCATCGGCCTGGTCAACCTGACCGAGCGGATCACGCTGTCGGCCAGCGGTGCGCTGGACATGGATGAGCTGCTGGCCGGACGGGTTGCCGTCGTATCGCAAAGCGGCGGCATCCTTGGCGCGCTGCTGTCCCGTGGTGTCGCTGCCGGCATCGGTTTTTCCAAGCTGATCTCCACCAGCAACGAGGTCGACCTGGATGTCGCCGACTTCGTCGATTACCTGGCCGACGATCCCGCGACCTCGGTGATTGCCCTTTACCTGGAGGGCTTGCGCGACAGTGAAAAATTTTCCCGTGCGGCGCGCAAGGCGCGCGAGGCCGGCAAGCCTGTCGTGGTCTTCAAAGTGGGACGCTCCCAGGCAGGTGCCCACGCGGCGGCCTCCCATACGGGGGCCATGGCGGGCTCCGATGCGCTGTACTCCGCCTACTTCCGTCAGCTTGGGGTGATTCGCGCCGAGACGTTTGCCGACCTGTTGGACATTCCCTTCGCATTGGCCAGTGGCCGGGTCATGCGTGGCCGACGGGTCGCCATTCTGACCTCCACCGGCGGCGCGGGCACCTTGATCGCCGACAGCCTCGGTGTCAGCGGTTTCGAAACCCCCACGCCCGGCGCGCAGACCGCGGCGAAACTGCGAGACCTGGATATTGGCGACCAGGCGGTGCTGGACCGTAACCCGATCGACTTGACCTTGGCGGGGTTGCAGCCGGAGTTGATGCGCGAGGCGATTGGCATCTTGCTCGACAGTGCGGATTTCGATGCAGTGATCAGCGTCGTGGGCTCTTCCGGTGTTGCCCAGCCGCACCTGATGGCCGATGCCATTGGCGACAGCCTGGCCAGCTCCGATAAACCGGTGCTGGCGTACATCAGCCCCCATGCCCCGGCTGCGGCCCGGCGTATCAATGGCGCTGGAGGCGTGGCGTTCAGCGCGCCGGAAAGTTGTGCCAGCGCACTGAAGGCATTGGCGGCACAGGCCACCTGGAGCGAGCCATCCCCTGAGTCTGGCACTGCGCAGGCCGGGCCAGAGGTTCTCCAGGACCTGCCAAGTGGCCCGCTCGATGAAGAGCGCAGCAAGCGCTTGTACGCCAGCTTCGGCATCCCGGTGACGCGGGAGCGGGTGGTTGGTGATGGGGAGCAAGCCGCCCGGGCCGCGCAGGAACTGGGCGGTCACGTCGCGCTCAAGGTGCTTTCCGAGCAGATCCCGCACAAGAGCGAAGTGGGCGGCGTGGCCTTGCATCTGGACGCCGGAAACATCGGCGCGCGGCTGGATCGCATGCGTGCCGAGGTCAGCCGCCACGTGGGGTTCGAGCCGCCGACCTTTCTCGTCCAGGAAATGGTGACGCAAGGGCAGGAGCTCATTCTCGGCTTCCACCGCGACCCGCAGCTGGGCTCGGCGCTCCTGCTGGGAATGGGCGGGGTTACAGCGGAGTTGTTCCAGGACACCACCTTGCACTTGCTTCCGGTAAACCTCGAGCAAGCCCGGCAGATGCTGCGCGAGCTGCGCACTTACCCGTTG encodes:
- a CDS encoding 2-keto-4-pentenoate hydratase yields the protein MRREDDFLVRLHEAEQAVHALPSLEPQAVALQEGYTLQREALRRRQAAGERLTGWKVAFAGRAAQDRFGIDEPVLGALTDAMVVEPASTVPLARLIQPKLEIELAFVLGRTLVPGFYSDEDILAAILEVAPAFEIADCRWQGWRFGVGAFLADNAAAGLYCLGARVGFDPDRLPEVNYRLAHDGVSCGEGNVLAREDTPLANLCWLVRRLLADGQRVEAGQVVLSGALLAPMDVRAGEYRLHMLGTELALVFR
- a CDS encoding helix-turn-helix domain-containing protein → MFAEVRTFNDPQQHAGSILGWQQVYDQLGRGCLSSELRQVCADRFQIFQEVLDKRVVQRGCAPKGRLCIAMSLGGAPVVQGHQVGAHSVVLLRDGEDFVLHAPESTHFFAANVDTVRFAKLAAYELSSEQLKRLQSVSQVSVDEAVLRRVQQRIHPLFRHLLEQADAVNPASEKILEDVLLNAFLDLFSHASDEVRGRRGNFAVSAYLVKRCQELVVSSADVPLSILDLCEQLRVSRRTLQNSFQAVTGMRPVEYLRNLRLNAVRRRLITTHAAALNVSEIAMAMGFFHLSHFAAHYRALFGESPSDTPRAPA
- a CDS encoding GntR family transcriptional regulator; translated protein: MQFVPTYAERPPITAEEEAYNFLLDAICGGRLRKGDRLIAEDIANEIGMSRMPVREAFRRLDAQGLVTLRPNRGAIVSGLDIDELHEVFEMRSALEGLAVRVATARIGERQFAALERLLDEMDDYREESAEWVSRHRAFHEYLCSLSGRPRLLKQISALYALIEAPMRLWLQHVEKPLSARQEHMLILDALRAGDAEKAEAVVRAHIEGTVPELIEFLQSKK
- a CDS encoding ABC transporter substrate-binding protein: MHKPRLLVAAISLGFCAQWAVAAPVVPERLLKVDKLVYCSGMDSPPLVSFDEAQKPKGLTVDLGLEIAKRLGDKKVEWRVIPFSGLLPALLARQCDMIVDQLFDKPERREVIDIVNYMYSSQAVVVPKGNPKGLKTLPDLSGHKVAVLNGSTIKTLLDAENETLAKAGKPPMKLVVYNSDTDAFQALRISQVDAYGTTVETAGYYAAMAPDLFEEGVPAFSRILTGLGIRKDDPQLTAAVQQVIGDMRSDGSYSQLLGKWHVASDTLD
- a CDS encoding amino acid ABC transporter permease, whose protein sequence is MNFNWDVFWQYLLQPSGVYLTGLWLTCLISVLAMLLGCALGLAAALLRLSSNPLLHLPVRFYVWLMRGTPLLVQIVFLYTALAAGGIFRFEDIDLFGLVIPGNIQAAIIALGLNEGAYMAEIIRAGIGAVDKGQYEAGRSLGMTFAKLMRRIVLPQAFRVIVPPLGNEFNVMLKNTTLVSVIGVQELLLSTQMVTSSTFRVFELYLVVAIYFLLLTTLWGFFQRWLEARFGQSDRPSSPPPASTRMFGRSTLNLLRAR
- a CDS encoding amino acid ABC transporter ATP-binding protein codes for the protein MAHKSEELIIEALDVHKSFGELQILKGISLQVRRGEVVVLIGASGSGKTTFIRCINLLEDIQGGRIRVNGRAMGYRERADGSLVRESERNIARQRRDIGMVFQRFNLFPHMTALENIIEAPIQVLGVTRTAALEQARGLLERVGLADKADHYPSMLSGGQQQRVAIARALAMKPQAMLFDEPTSALDPETVGEVLQVMKELADEGMTMVVVTHEMGFAREVADRVVVLDQGELIEQGPPEQIFCHPIHPRTRAFLSRVL
- a CDS encoding gamma-glutamyltransferase family protein, with the translated sequence MLKFSAHQYPYPSQRQSVFARRGMVAASQPLAAQAGIEIMQKGGNAIDAAIATAAALTVVEPTGCGIGGDAFALVWCKGQLHGLNGNGHAPAALSIEAVKAAGHGQMPLYGWTPVTVPGCPSAWAELSRRFGKLPFAELLQPAISLARDGFALSPVVAHQWQVAVNEFTPHRDAVLEAWFATFLIEGRAPRAGEIFRNPAQARTLQELADTRCESLYRGALAERLDAHSRASGGYLRASDLRDYRAQWVDPIHVNYRGVDVWEIPPSGQGLVALMALKILEGFDFDHRDSQQTWHRQLEAMKLAYSDGLHYITDPVHMRVAVADLLSDDYSARRRRQIGERAQPPAPGDPHASGTVYLATADGEGNMVSFIQSNYHGFGSGVVLPDSGIALQNRGQEFSLDPSHANCLAPGKKTFHTIIPGFLTRDGEALGPFGVMGGYMQPQGHVQMVMNLVDFGLNPQAALDAPRWQWLGAMKVGIEHGASRDLANALARRGHEVQIASDLTDYGRGQIILRDPVSGVLCGGTEPRADSHIAVW
- a CDS encoding IclR family transcriptional regulator: MTTRPFHLLEQGDTGLASANVPGQGKAPLNRSLERGLDLLRAFRPGTESLTNGDLSEIAGLSKSTVSRLTQTLVHAGFLDYDPTVGTYRLAPSLLGLAHSMYHASTLLQIATPLMLQVARDHQVNVSLAAADGDEMIYLESIRLGKRKSPRNVLAGQRLPMDVTSLGRAYLSGLEEGQRRPLLELFSSRRCEARASQLIEEIDDAVKHVWATGYCVASWQPEVMAIATPLDHPAYRTHALNISLATVETAQEIEARYATVLLDLAQAIRQALADARAD
- a CDS encoding enoyl-CoA hydratase/isomerase family protein, whose amino-acid sequence is MTIPQQLSGPIDLCVVDGIATLTLNRPEARNAISDEMRSLLIEYLEQIASDNSIKALIVTGTGKGFCAGGDIKGMQARMSAPAGSVAFNGWKRQQRVHHAVSLLHNLPKPTIAAVNGAATGLGCDMALSCDFIVASEQASFAMSYIARGLIPDGGGLYFLPRRVGLPKAKELIFSGRTVAPVEAQRIGMIDRVVEHDHLLPAAHDWALQLAGGSATALALSKSILNNTFELTQSQIFAMGSQAQGICYTSSEHQESVAAFLARKAERS
- a CDS encoding acetate--CoA ligase family protein, translating into MNQIARLLSPASVAVIGASGDSRKTSGRPIAFLRKHGFEGRLYPVNPRYEQIDGLRCYPSVAELPEVPDVAIILLGAARANQAVAELSALGCPAAIVLAGGYGETGSEGAARQEELKAARGSMRILGPNTIGLVNLTERITLSASGALDMDELLAGRVAVVSQSGGILGALLSRGVAAGIGFSKLISTSNEVDLDVADFVDYLADDPATSVIALYLEGLRDSEKFSRAARKAREAGKPVVVFKVGRSQAGAHAAASHTGAMAGSDALYSAYFRQLGVIRAETFADLLDIPFALASGRVMRGRRVAILTSTGGAGTLIADSLGVSGFETPTPGAQTAAKLRDLDIGDQAVLDRNPIDLTLAGLQPELMREAIGILLDSADFDAVISVVGSSGVAQPHLMADAIGDSLASSDKPVLAYISPHAPAAARRINGAGGVAFSAPESCASALKALAAQATWSEPSPESGTAQAGPEVLQDLPSGPLDEERSKRLYASFGIPVTRERVVGDGEQAARAAQELGGHVALKVLSEQIPHKSEVGGVALHLDAGNIGARLDRMRAEVSRHVGFEPPTFLVQEMVTQGQELILGFHRDPQLGSALLLGMGGVTAELFQDTTLHLLPVNLEQARQMLRELRTYPLLDGYRGMPKADVEAAAHCIVAFSDMAMQLGERLIEAEINPLLVRPAGSGVMALDGLTIMA